Genomic DNA from candidate division WOR-3 bacterium:
GGGTAAAGAGAAAATATTCAAGGAATTTTCATTTTCATATTTTATATCAAAGTTTTCTTTTTCCTTTAAGTAATCCAAAATTTTTCTTTCAATTATCCCTTTGGATTCTCTTTTTAAATAAGTTGGTGGTATAAAAACTTTATCGTACCATCCAAAAACTTCTGCTTCAGAATTTAATATTATCTCAGTTTTCTGAGGTGATAAGGGATTCATTTTGAATTCAATTTTCATTTTCAATTCTTTAAATATAAATTTTCTTTTTATGTCTTTTTCAGCTAGTAATATGAAATTTTCGATATCCTTTTTAAAAATTAGAGTAAACTCAATTTCTCTTTCAGATTTTTCTTTCAGGGTAAAAAAATTATTCAGCTTTTCCTTTATTTGATACGGATTTTTAACCAGGGTATCCTTGATTAAAACTCCAAAAATTAAAAGTTTTATTATATCCATAGTATATTTTACCTTATAAAAATTTTATTTGCATTTTTAATCTGTATTTTTTTAATTTATAATTTAAAGGATAAAAATATGGGAATAAAGAAATTTTCTATAATTACTTTCGGTTGTCAGATGAATGTCAGGGATTCTGAGACAATGAGAAGTATTTTACTAAAGAAAGGTTTTATAGAAGATACCCCAGAAAATGCAGATATTGTTCTTATTAATTCCTGCTCTGTAAGAGGAAAGGCTGAAAAGAGAGCAAAAATTTATGCAAGAGAATTTAAAAGAAAAGGTAAAAAGGTAATTTTTGCAGGGTGTGTGGCTGAAAGTGAAAAGGATAAAATTTTTGAACTGGGAGTCGATGCAATCTTAGGAACAAGAAAAATTCACAAGATTTCTAATATAGCTGAAGCCCTAATCGAAGAAAATAAAAAAATTATAGAAGTTGGATTTGATGAAATTCCTGAATATAAAGATATACCTGAACCAACCCACCCTGTTACTTCCTATGTGAATATTTCAATAGGATGTGATAATTTCTGTTCCTTCTGCATTGTTCCATATACAAGGGGAAGGGAAATTAATAGAAGCTATAGCTCTATATTGAAAGAATCTCAGGAATTAGTTAATAAAGGTTCAAAGGAAATATTTCTTTTAGGCCAAAATGTGAATTCCTACTTTGATGAAGAGACAGGTTTTGATTTCGCTGACCTTATTTATAATCTTGATAAAGATTTAAAGGGTAACTTCTGGATTAAATACTTATCTCCAAACCCAAGGGATTTCTCCTATAAGGTTTTTAAAGCAATAAAAGAAAGTTCACATATTTCCCACTGGTTCCATTTACCCCTTCAGTCTGGTTCAACAAAAATTTTAAAAAGAATGAAAAGGGATTATACAAAAGAAGAATTCCTTGACCTTTGTTATATGATAAGGGAAGAATTTAAGGATTCAACAATAACAACTGATATAATAGTAGGATTTCCAGGTGAAGATGATAAGGACTTTGAAGATACACTTTCTGTTGTAAAAAGTGTAAAATTTGAAATGGCTTTTATGTTTAAATATTCTGAAAGACCCAATACACCTGCAAGAAGATTTAAAGATAAAGTTCCTGAAAATATTAAAGAAGAAAGACTAAAAATTCTTATTGAGGAAGTAAATAGAATAATTGAGGAAAAAAGAAAGGAAATGTTGGGAAGGAGATTTCTTGTTTTAACCGAAGGAGAATCTGAAAAGTTTGAAAATTTTTCAAATGTTAAAACAAGAGAAAATATTAAAGGTATTATTAAAGGAAATTTTAAACCAGGTGAATTTCTCATAGCAAGAGTTATAGATATTAAAGGACACACCCCTTTATTTGAGTTTGAAAGATACTGCAATTATAAGGGAGATATTTAAGAGATAATTTTGCTTTTATTTGTTATAAAAATTTCTTCTGATTTTAAATTTTCAATTACCGAATAATCGCCTATAATTCCCCTTTTAATTATTGAATTTAATATTTTCGTCCCTTTATAAACTATCGCACCTTCAATTTTTGAATTTTTTATTTCACATTCAGTTTCAATTGATACGAAAGGTCCTATTTCTGAATTTTCTATAATTACATTTTTATCAATCCATACAGGTGGAATTATTTTTGTATTTTTAATATTTTTCTTTTCAAGAATTTCCCTTTTCTTTAAAATTTTTTTGTGAGTTTCAAGAATTTCATCAAGAGTTCCTGTATCAAACCATTTTTTTACTTTTAAAGGATAAATTTCTTCGCCCTTTTCTAAAAGTATTTTAAAAGCATCAGTTAACTGAAACTCACCTTTTGTTTTTAAATTCCTTTTTTCTATTTCTCTTAATGCTGAAAAAAGAATTTCAATTTTTCTTAAATAATATATTCCGCATATTATAAGATTTGTTTTTGGTTTCTCCGGTTTTTCTTCTACTTGAGCTATTTTATTATTATCAAGAACTACAACACCAAATCTCCTTGGGTCCGGATGATTGAAAACTCCTATGTAATTTTTATTCTTATTAAAATTTTTAATATCTAAATCAATAATAGAATCACCAAGAACTATTAAGCATTTTCCCTTTTTAACTTTTTCTTCAGCACATAAAATTGCATCACCAAGACCAAGGGGTTTGTTCTGAATCACAAAATCGCATTTTAAATTATTTATTTTTTTAATTTCATCAATAGATTCAATTAAATTTGGTGATATAACATAAACTACTTTTTCTATATTAAATTTTTTTAAAATTTTTGTGACATAATAAAGGGTTGGTTTTCCTTTGATTCTTAAAAGTGGTTTTGGTGTTGCAAAAGATAGAGGATATGTTCTTGTTCCTTTTCCTGCAATAGGAATTATAGCTTTCAATCTAAAAGAGCCTTTTTTAAACTTTCAATTCTTTTTATTTCAAGGGGATTAACTTTATTCAATTTTGCAAGGTGAATTGAAACATAATCAAAAAAGTAAATTGTATAAAAAATTTCCTCTAAAAGTTTTTCTCCTTCAGGCTCAAAAACTGTTATCCCCATTACTTCATCTTCAATAATTTTTATTGTTTCATCAATCCTTTTTTTATTTCTATCATTTATATATTTTCCTTTTATAAAAATAACCCAAGCTCTTTCAATAATTTCAGCTGGTTCCTTTAAGCCTTCAATCTCATTATGATTCATTTCAGGTATGAAATCTATGTGAACAAAATGTTTTGAATTTTCATTAAACTGAGTTTTTATTCTAAAAACACAACCTGAGTAAGGATACGATGTATAAATAAAAAGAGGTCTTTTATAAATTTTCTGAGCCATTTCCATACATTCTCCTTCAATTGATGAGAATTTTTCTCTTTTTTCTTCTAAAAAATTTTTTAAATCATCTAACTCCTCTAATTTAAAATTTATATGGTCTGAAAGAATAAAACTCAAAAGGGAAAACATAAGAGGTAAGGCACACCTTGGAGGATAACCTTCTGGAAGTTTAAAATGGGGTAAATTCTCCTTTTTAAAAAGTTCTTCTAATTTTCCACCTGAAGAGATTCCTATAATTTTTTGCTTTTTAAGGGGCTCAAAAAAACTTATTGTTTCTTCTGTATTACCTGAATAACTTATGAGAATGTTTAAAGATTCATTACTTATTAAATCGTAATAGTAATCATTTATAACATTATGTTTTATTTTTAAAAAGGGAGAAAGAATTTTACCTCCAATACCAGAACCACCCATTCCGATAAAATTAACTTCCTTAAAATTTAATAAAATTTTTTCTTTAAAATTTTTGTAAAAAATAAGTTCTTGCGGAAAATAGTAAAGAAATTCTTCCATACTTTTAAATTTATAATTTTTCATAGTTGACTCCTTTTATTTTAAATACTTTTTTAAACTGTTAAGTTTTTCCTCAAAAATTCTCTTTTTTTCCTCTGTTTCTTTGATAACTTTTTCTGGCGCTTTTTCTAAAAATTCGGGATTCTTTAATCTTTTTTCAATACCAGCAAGTAGACTTTCGAGTTCCTTTATTTCCTTTTCTATTCTAATTTTTTCTTCCTCAATATTAATCCTTTCAGGAAATTCAACAATTATTTCCTTTTCATTTATTACATAACCGAGATAATTTTTTTCAGGTTCTTTTTCAAGAACTAAAGCCTTTGCAAGATAATTGAGTAATTCTTTAAATCTTTTTTCTTTTTCTTCTCTAATAAATATCCTTATATTTTCCTTCAAAGGAATCCTATAAATACCTTTTATTTCCCTTAAAAGCTCTATTAATTTTATCAAAAACTCAAATTCTTCCTTTTCCCTTTCAAAATTGATATCAAATTCAGTAACCCATTCTGTTAATGATATACTTTCCTTTTCTCTTTTAAAAGGAAGTTTATGCCATAATTCCTCAGTTATAAAAGGTATTACGGGGTGAGCCATCCTTAAAAATTTTTCAAATACAATTAAAGCAACTTTTAAGGCATTAGTTTTTCTTTTTTCATCTTTCAACCTATCCTTTATTGCTTCAAGATAATAATCACAATAATTTAACCAGAAAAAGTTATATATTGACTTTGCCAGTTCTGGGTAATCATAGTTTTCAAGACTTAAATTTACATTTTTTAAAGCTTCATTAAACTTCATTAAAATCCATTTATCCTCAAACTCAAGATTTTTTGGCAATTCATATTCTAATACCTTTCCTTCATCTATGTATGTTAAGAGAAGTCTTAAGGCATTCCACATTTTATTACAGAAGTTTCTGCCGATTTTCATTTTTTCCTCACTGAAAATAATATCTCTACCTTCTGGAGCAATTGAAATAAGAGAGAACCTCACTCCATCAACACCGAACTCATCAAATAAATCCTCAGGATCAGGTGAATTACCAAGTGATTTTGAGAGTTTTCTTCTTTTTTCATCTCTTAAAAGACCATGAATTAGAACATCCTTAAAAGGAACTTCTCCAAGAAATTCAATACCAGCCATAATCATCCTTGCTACCCAGAAGTAGAGAATATCCCATGCACTTACAAGTAAAGAGCCGGGATAATATCTTTCTAAATCAGGGGTTTTTTCAGGCCATCCAAGAGTTGAAAAAGGGAATAGCCATGAAGAAAACCAGGTATCAAGAACATCCTCATCCTGTTTTATTTTTGTTGAAGAACATTTATCACATTTTGAAGGTTTATTTGTGCTTACCATTTCATTTTTGCAGTTTTCACAGTAATAAACAGGTATCCTGTGACCCCACCATAACTGTCTTGATATTACCCAGTCTCTAACATTTAAAAGCCATAAATCATAAAGTTTTTTCCATGAAGGTGGGTAAAATCTAACTTCTCCTTTTTCACCTGCTTCATAAGCCTTTTGCGCCATTTCTTTCATTTTTAAAAACCATTGTTCAGAAAGATAGGGTTCAATTACTGTATCACATCTATAACATTTACCGAGATTAATTTTATAGTCCTCAACTTTTTCAAGAAGTCCCATACTTTGGAGCCTTTTTACTATCTCTTCCCTTGCTTTAAATCTATCAAGACCTTTAAATTCTCCGCCTTCTTCATTTATTATTCCTTTTGTATCCATAATAGTAACAAAGGGTAGATTGTGTCTCTTTGCTATTTCAAAATCAACAGGATCATGAGAGGGGGTAACTTTAACAGCACCTGTTCCAAATTCAGGATCCACTGATTCATCCTCTATTATTTTTAGTTTTCTTCCAATAAAAGGTAAAATTGCATATTTTCCCACAAAGTCCTTATATCTTTTATCCTCAGGATGAACAGCAACTGCTGTATCTCCAAGCATAGTTTCAGGTCTTGTTGTTGCGAGAGTAACAAATTTATCTTTTTCCTCAAGTGGATATTTTATGTAATAAAGTTTTCCATTTACTTCTTCTCTTTCCACTTCTTCATCTGATAAGGTTGTTTCACATCTTGGACAGAAATTAACAATATATTTACCCCTGTAGATTAGTCCCTTTTTATAAAGTCTAACAAAGGCTTCAAGAACAGCTTTTGACATAATTTCATCCATTGTGAATCTGTACCTTGTCCAGTCACAGGAGCAACCGAGTCTTCTAAGTTGAGATTTAATTATTTCTTCGTACTTTTCTTTCCATTCGTATACTCTTTCTACAAATTTTTCTCTACCCAGCTCAAATCTTGTTTTTCCTTCTTTTGCCAATTCTTTTTCAACCACATTCTGAGTTGCAATACCAGCATGGTCTACACCAGGGAGCCATAAAACATCGAATCCTTTCATTCTCATATACCTTGCATAGATATCCTGTAAAGTATTATTTAGAACATGACCCATATGTAACATTCCTGTGACATTGGGAGGAGGCATCATTATAACATAGGGTTTTTTATTTTTACCCTTTCCAGCCTGGTATAGATTTTTTTCAGTCCAGAATTTTTCCCATTTGGGTTCAACCTCTTTTGGATTGTATTTTTTGGGTATTTCCATAGATTTTATTATAAATACTTATAAAAAGCCCTTGCAAATTAATATTTTATAATGTTATTATTACCTGTGGAAACACCCTCTATATTAACAGCTTTTTTGGGAGGATTATTATCTTTTCTTTCTCCCTGTATATTGCCTTTAATTCCCGCTTATATATCCTATATAACAGGTGCATCTATTGAAGAATTAAAGAATAGTAATTCTTTTTCTTTTGGTATTCTAATTCATTCTCTTTTATTTGTTTTTGGTTTTTCAACAATTTTTTTATTCCTTGGATTTGCTTCATCTTTTATTGGATCTTTTTTTATTGAAAAAAAATTTATTCTGGAAAAAGTAGCGGGAATTTTTATAATTCTTCTTTCCTTACATCTTATTGGGATATTAAGATTTAAGTTTCTTGATGTGGAAAAAAAATTAAATCCAGTTAAATCAAGTTTACCTTTTTTAAGGTCTTTTCTTGTTGGATTTGGATTTGGTTTTGGCTGGACTCCGTGTATTGGTCCAATTCTTTCCGCAATACTTGCTCTTGCAGCCACTTCAGCTTCTCCTTTAAAAGGAACTTTTCTTTTAGCTTTCTATTCCCTTGGTCTTGCTATTCCCTTTATCATTTCAGGTCTTTTTATTAATTTCTTTTTCTTAATGTTTTTAAAAATTAGAAAGCATTTAAGAAAAGTTGAAATTATAGCTGGTCTTTTTCTTTTTATTCTGGGTATTTTACTTTTATTTGGTATTTTCTCAAAAATTACCTTTACACTTTCCCTTTAATTATCTTAAAATAATTATGATGGTTCAATCCCTTTTAGTTTGGAGGTAATAAAATGGATATCTATGAAAGTGCTTCAAAGGGAACAGGTTGGATTAAATTTTTTGGTATAGTTAATATAATAGCAGGTATTTTAGAGGCAATAACCATAATAGGTATACTTATTGCGTGGATTCCTATATGGATAGGAATAGTTGCACTTCAGGCAGCTTCATCAGCAGAAAGAGCTTCCATATCAAAAAGTGAAGCTGACTTAATTCAATATCATTCAAAAATTAGATTTCTTTTTCAGTTAATTGGAATTTTAATAATTGTGGGAATAATTTTAGGTATTATTATTTTCATTGTAGCAATAGTAGCTTCTGCATTTTTTGCGTCAATGCTTTCAGGGTTGGGAGGATTTAACTGGTGATATTTTTTTTTAAGATTTTTTATTTTACTTTTATATACTCCTATATAACTCCTGATACAATTAATTTTTACGTTATTAAGAAAATTCATGAAGATGGAGATTCAATTTTAATAAATATTAAAATTTCTCCTTACATTCTTGTTTTTAAAAAAGAGGAAAAGGAATTTTCAGGAGGAATTAGGATTGATATAAATAGCACAACAGAAGATAAGGATGAATATTTTGTAAGGTTTTTTAAAAGGTTCTCCTTTGAAAAATATGAGGAAACAAGAGAAAGGGAAAATAAAATTGTTTTTGAAAAATGGATTACTGTTTCAAAAAGTGTAAATAAAATAAATATTGAAGTTACTGACCTTAATTCTCAAAAAAGATGGAGTTTTTCAAAGACTTTCATTAATAAAGATTTTGTTAAATTTGGTGATATAATTTTCTTTAAAAAAAATGGAGACACTGTATTATACAAGAAACCGCCACTTTCGGATTCTCTTTATAATATTTTGATAAATTTTGATTCAAAAGAGGAAGGAAAGGGTGAGATTATATTTTTTAAAAAAAATGAAATTTTTAAAAGTTTCTCCTTTGAATTTAAAAGAGGAATAAATAGGATTTTTGAAACTCTCAACCTTTTAGAATTTAATGAAGAAATTTTGAAATATAAGGTAAAACTTAATTCAGAAAAAAGAAAGGTTGAATTTGAAGATGAGTATTTATTAAAAAATTTAGATTTGTTTTCAATTTATGAATGGGATGATATTGTAGATGCTTTAAACATAATATTTCAGAGGAGTGATATTGAAGAACTTTTAAATGTTAAACCCGAGGAAAGGGAAAAGGCTTGGAGAGATTTCTGGGATAGAAGAGATATAGATCCTGTAACACCCTACAATGAACTGGAAATTAAATTTCTTGAAAGATTTCAATATGTAATGAAGAATTTTTCAGGTCCAATTAAAGGATATAAAACTGATAGAGGAAGGATTTATATAAGATTCGGTCCTCCAGATTTTATAGAAGACCATCCCTTTGAATTTGGTTATTATCCTTATCAGATTTGGTATTATACCAACCTCAGATTGAGATTTATTTTTGTTGATAAAACAGGTTTCGGTGATTATAAGCTTATTAATGATTTAAGAGAAATAGATCCACAATACTGATATGTTTGTGTTTCTTCTTATTTCAGAGGTTTTTTTATCAACGGGGAATTTTGAGTTTCATCTTTTCCCCTTTGCAGTTTATAAAGGGAAAGTTTTTACAGTTGAATGTTACTACTCCTTGAATGTTAATCAGATTTCCCTTGAAAAAAAGATGGGTTTTGAAGAGGGTAAATTTGATATTGAGGTTATTTGGAAAGAAGTTTCACGGGGAAAAGGGGGAAGTGAAAAGTGGACAAAGACTTTTAAAATAGGAAAAACGACTGAAGAAACAAAAATTTATGATGTTTTTGCTTTAAACCTTGAAGATGGTAATTACGAGATAAAGGTTAAATTTTCAACAAAAACAAAAATTGGAGAGGTGAATTTTAGGAAAGACTTAAAAATTAATTTTCCTTTTATTTCTGACATATTTATAACCCCTCAAATAGGAAAGAAGGAGGATTATTTCTTTAATAGAGAAAATTTTGGATTTGAAATAAGATTGCCATTTTTATTTGTTTTTCCTGATACTTCCTTACACTATTTTTATGAACTTTATGGTTTTGAAGGTGATGAGATATTAAGATATGAAATTTTTAAAGATGGAGAAAAAATTTATGAACAAGAAGAAAAAGCTCCTCCAGTTCAAAGGGGTGAAACAAGTGCAAGGATACCCTTATATAAACTGGGAACAGGTGATTTTAATTTAGTGATAAGTGTGATTAAAAATGGGAATATATTATTTTCTAAGGAAGAAAAATTCAGTTATGTTTCTCAGAAAAAACTTCAAGAAGAAAATGTGAGAAAGTTTTATGAAAATTACCTATTTTTTATAGATTATTTTGCTTCAAATGAAGAAATGGAGGAGTTTAAAAGAATAACTGATTTTAATGGGAAAAAACTCTTTGTCCAAAAATTCTGGAAAAAGTTTGATCCTGATCCAGAAACAGAAGCAAATGAATTTATTACCGAACTTGTTAACAGAATAAATTTTGCTGATCAAAATTTTTCTATGGGTTTAAAACTTAGAGGGAGAAATACAGATCGTGGTAGAATACTTATAAAATATGGTAAACCCTCTTATGTTAATAATTCTTATTATCCTGAAAGTGAAAGAGCCTGGGAATCCTGGATTTATACCGGTGAAAGAAAAATTCAATTTATTTTTGTGGATATAAATCTTGATGGTAATTATCTTTTGGTTTATTCATCAATTCCTGAAGAACCATCAAGAGCAGACTGGAAAAAATGGATTCCAGAGGATATAATAGAGGTCAAAAAGTAGGGTCAAAAACTTTAAAAAACCTTTTAATTTTTGGAACAGGAACTTTATTTTCAAGGATATTTGGTTTTTTAAGGGAAATGTTCCTTGCTTATTCTCTGGGTGCCACACATCTTTCAGATGTTTTTTATGCTTCTTTCAGAATAATGAACTTTTTAAGAATTTTTATTGGAGAACAGATGATGCAGGTTTCCCTTGTTCCTTTATTTGTGGAAAATAAAAAAGATCTTGTTAAATATGAAAGATTTATTGGTTCGACCTTTACAATTTTTTTCTCAGTTTCTTTATTTTTTACTATTATTGGAATATTACTTTCACCAATTTTGATTTTAATTTTTGCACCGGGTTTTAAAAATTTTGAATTTAAATTTATTTATGCAAAAAATACTCTTCTAATTATGTTTCCCTTTGTTTTCTTTATTATTTTAGCAGGTTATTTTGGTTCTATTTTAAATTCTGAGAAAAAATTTTTTCCTGTTTCCTTTGCACCTTTTTTCTTCAATCTTACTTTTCTTGCCATAGGAATTTTTACATATTCTTTTCTTCGTTTAAAAGGTAAATATTTTCTCTATTCTCTTTCCATTGCTGTTGTTGCAGGGTCTTTTTTTCAGGCTTTCTTTCAATTTATTTTTGTAATAAGAAAAATAAAATTATTTCTTACAAAAAATATTTTAATTCCTGAAATCAAAGATTTTTTTAAACTTTTAATTCCTGTTTTATTTGCAATGTTAACAAATGAAATTATCATAATTTTTACAACATTCCTTGCCTCCTATTTACCTGAAGGAGAACTCTCCTATCTATCCTATTCTTTCAGATTGAGACATTTCCCAATTGCAATACTCGGAATAGGTCTTGCAACAGTTTCCCTTCCCTATATGAGTGAAAGTGAAAGAAAACTCGATTATCTTAAAAAAATTTACAAATTTTCCTTAATTGTT
This window encodes:
- the murJ gene encoding murein biosynthesis integral membrane protein MurJ; this encodes MDSRGYNRGQKVGSKTLKNLLIFGTGTLFSRIFGFLREMFLAYSLGATHLSDVFYASFRIMNFLRIFIGEQMMQVSLVPLFVENKKDLVKYERFIGSTFTIFFSVSLFFTIIGILLSPILILIFAPGFKNFEFKFIYAKNTLLIMFPFVFFIILAGYFGSILNSEKKFFPVSFAPFFFNLTFLAIGIFTYSFLRLKGKYFLYSLSIAVVAGSFFQAFFQFIFVIRKIKLFLTKNILIPEIKDFFKLLIPVLFAMLTNEIIIIFTTFLASYLPEGELSYLSYSFRLRHFPIAILGIGLATVSLPYMSESERKLDYLKKIYKFSLIVLFPLSLILIIHSDFIVKLFFERGKFTTLDTYKTALAFIMFSIGILPSSLFNVHLNYFYSQKKILEANISHFNMLTSFLVFAPLLFKFMGYVGLALASSISSFFALISICFYTPKFIDVKEYLFFISFSLIFSLITFMRFFQNNFLEFLFDSFLSLIFFLYFREKWKMKGL
- the miaB gene encoding tRNA (N6-isopentenyl adenosine(37)-C2)-methylthiotransferase MiaB translates to MGIKKFSIITFGCQMNVRDSETMRSILLKKGFIEDTPENADIVLINSCSVRGKAEKRAKIYAREFKRKGKKVIFAGCVAESEKDKIFELGVDAILGTRKIHKISNIAEALIEENKKIIEVGFDEIPEYKDIPEPTHPVTSYVNISIGCDNFCSFCIVPYTRGREINRSYSSILKESQELVNKGSKEIFLLGQNVNSYFDEETGFDFADLIYNLDKDLKGNFWIKYLSPNPRDFSYKVFKAIKESSHISHWFHLPLQSGSTKILKRMKRDYTKEEFLDLCYMIREEFKDSTITTDIIVGFPGEDDKDFEDTLSVVKSVKFEMAFMFKYSERPNTPARRFKDKVPENIKEERLKILIEEVNRIIEEKRKEMLGRRFLVLTEGESEKFENFSNVKTRENIKGIIKGNFKPGEFLIARVIDIKGHTPLFEFERYCNYKGDI
- a CDS encoding cytochrome c biogenesis protein CcdA, producing the protein MLLLPVETPSILTAFLGGLLSFLSPCILPLIPAYISYITGASIEELKNSNSFSFGILIHSLLFVFGFSTIFLFLGFASSFIGSFFIEKKFILEKVAGIFIILLSLHLIGILRFKFLDVEKKLNPVKSSLPFLRSFLVGFGFGFGWTPCIGPILSAILALAATSASPLKGTFLLAFYSLGLAIPFIISGLFINFFFLMFLKIRKHLRKVEIIAGLFLFILGILLLFGIFSKITFTLSL
- a CDS encoding DUF5362 family protein, which produces MDIYESASKGTGWIKFFGIVNIIAGILEAITIIGILIAWIPIWIGIVALQAASSAERASISKSEADLIQYHSKIRFLFQLIGILIIVGIILGIIIFIVAIVASAFFASMLSGLGGFNW
- a CDS encoding valine--tRNA ligase — encoded protein: MEIPKKYNPKEVEPKWEKFWTEKNLYQAGKGKNKKPYVIMMPPPNVTGMLHMGHVLNNTLQDIYARYMRMKGFDVLWLPGVDHAGIATQNVVEKELAKEGKTRFELGREKFVERVYEWKEKYEEIIKSQLRRLGCSCDWTRYRFTMDEIMSKAVLEAFVRLYKKGLIYRGKYIVNFCPRCETTLSDEEVEREEVNGKLYYIKYPLEEKDKFVTLATTRPETMLGDTAVAVHPEDKRYKDFVGKYAILPFIGRKLKIIEDESVDPEFGTGAVKVTPSHDPVDFEIAKRHNLPFVTIMDTKGIINEEGGEFKGLDRFKAREEIVKRLQSMGLLEKVEDYKINLGKCYRCDTVIEPYLSEQWFLKMKEMAQKAYEAGEKGEVRFYPPSWKKLYDLWLLNVRDWVISRQLWWGHRIPVYYCENCKNEMVSTNKPSKCDKCSSTKIKQDEDVLDTWFSSWLFPFSTLGWPEKTPDLERYYPGSLLVSAWDILYFWVARMIMAGIEFLGEVPFKDVLIHGLLRDEKRRKLSKSLGNSPDPEDLFDEFGVDGVRFSLISIAPEGRDIIFSEEKMKIGRNFCNKMWNALRLLLTYIDEGKVLEYELPKNLEFEDKWILMKFNEALKNVNLSLENYDYPELAKSIYNFFWLNYCDYYLEAIKDRLKDEKRKTNALKVALIVFEKFLRMAHPVIPFITEELWHKLPFKREKESISLTEWVTEFDINFEREKEEFEFLIKLIELLREIKGIYRIPLKENIRIFIREEKEKRFKELLNYLAKALVLEKEPEKNYLGYVINEKEIIVEFPERINIEEEKIRIEKEIKELESLLAGIEKRLKNPEFLEKAPEKVIKETEEKKRIFEEKLNSLKKYLK
- a CDS encoding sugar phosphate nucleotidyltransferase → MKAIIPIAGKGTRTYPLSFATPKPLLRIKGKPTLYYVTKILKKFNIEKVVYVISPNLIESIDEIKKINNLKCDFVIQNKPLGLGDAILCAEEKVKKGKCLIVLGDSIIDLDIKNFNKNKNYIGVFNHPDPRRFGVVVLDNNKIAQVEEKPEKPKTNLIICGIYYLRKIEILFSALREIEKRNLKTKGEFQLTDAFKILLEKGEEIYPLKVKKWFDTGTLDEILETHKKILKKREILEKKNIKNTKIIPPVWIDKNVIIENSEIGPFVSIETECEIKNSKIEGAIVYKGTKILNSIIKRGIIGDYSVIENLKSEEIFITNKSKIIS
- a CDS encoding bifunctional phosphoglucose/phosphomannose isomerase, which codes for MKNYKFKSMEEFLYYFPQELIFYKNFKEKILLNFKEVNFIGMGGSGIGGKILSPFLKIKHNVINDYYYDLISNESLNILISYSGNTEETISFFEPLKKQKIIGISSGGKLEELFKKENLPHFKLPEGYPPRCALPLMFSLLSFILSDHINFKLEELDDLKNFLEEKREKFSSIEGECMEMAQKIYKRPLFIYTSYPYSGCVFRIKTQFNENSKHFVHIDFIPEMNHNEIEGLKEPAEIIERAWVIFIKGKYINDRNKKRIDETIKIIEDEVMGITVFEPEGEKLLEEIFYTIYFFDYVSIHLAKLNKVNPLEIKRIESLKKALLD
- a CDS encoding GWxTD domain-containing protein; the encoded protein is MFVFLLISEVFLSTGNFEFHLFPFAVYKGKVFTVECYYSLNVNQISLEKKMGFEEGKFDIEVIWKEVSRGKGGSEKWTKTFKIGKTTEETKIYDVFALNLEDGNYEIKVKFSTKTKIGEVNFRKDLKINFPFISDIFITPQIGKKEDYFFNRENFGFEIRLPFLFVFPDTSLHYFYELYGFEGDEILRYEIFKDGEKIYEQEEKAPPVQRGETSARIPLYKLGTGDFNLVISVIKNGNILFSKEEKFSYVSQKKLQEENVRKFYENYLFFIDYFASNEEMEEFKRITDFNGKKLFVQKFWKKFDPDPETEANEFITELVNRINFADQNFSMGLKLRGRNTDRGRILIKYGKPSYVNNSYYPESERAWESWIYTGERKIQFIFVDINLDGNYLLVYSSIPEEPSRADWKKWIPEDIIEVKK
- a CDS encoding GWxTD domain-containing protein; translation: MIFFFKIFYFTFIYSYITPDTINFYVIKKIHEDGDSILINIKISPYILVFKKEEKEFSGGIRIDINSTTEDKDEYFVRFFKRFSFEKYEETRERENKIVFEKWITVSKSVNKINIEVTDLNSQKRWSFSKTFINKDFVKFGDIIFFKKNGDTVLYKKPPLSDSLYNILINFDSKEEGKGEIIFFKKNEIFKSFSFEFKRGINRIFETLNLLEFNEEILKYKVKLNSEKRKVEFEDEYLLKNLDLFSIYEWDDIVDALNIIFQRSDIEELLNVKPEEREKAWRDFWDRRDIDPVTPYNELEIKFLERFQYVMKNFSGPIKGYKTDRGRIYIRFGPPDFIEDHPFEFGYYPYQIWYYTNLRLRFIFVDKTGFGDYKLINDLREIDPQY